The Leishmania braziliensis MHOM/BR/75/M2904 complete genome, chromosome 28 region CTTCTCATCGCTTGCCGACAAATGGTCTCTGCTGAGCTTGGAGGACAGTCCGTTGGACAGGACGGAGGACATTGCTTTGAGGAAGTGGTCAAGCGTGGTGCTGACACCAAGGATGGTTTCCCAGCTCCGCAAGGATCTCCGCGCGCTTCTAGCAGACGAGCGTGCTGGTTACGGTTCCCCGGACCTTTCCTTTGCTGTGGAAATCAAAGATGAGCTGTCGATGCTCCCCGATTCAAACTACTATCGAAGTGTCGTAGAGGCAGACTATATTCGCGACATGTGTGATTACTGCCGGTTAAAAGTCCGCGGCGTCGCTGAGTCTGATCTCTTTGCCTATGCAAAGCTGTGTCTGGGTCTGattgaggaggaggtgaggcgCGCAGAAAAGTTCCTCATTTCTAAGGACCACGCGGTGGATCGCCTGGTGGAAACGTTGGTAGACGATCGCATATCTGTCTTTGAGTGCGGCAAGTTTTCTGAGTGGCTAAGCTCGCTTGGTCAGCCCGAGACGGACGAGAAACTGAAGACGGTGTTCCATCTTCTGTGGTGGAGCAAATGTAAGGGCGCACCTCTCATGGAGGGAATGTTCAAAGAGAGCGTAGCACAGCACACATCTACTGCGCTAAGTGGGGCAGTGTGCGCCGCAGGCGAAGGTACTGATGCGTACGCCGCCGTTATCGAGTGCTTCATCTCTATCATTCGAAAGTACCGCGATGTCGTCATGTCTGTTTTCGACTACAATGGCTGCatgctggaggcgatggacGATGGGCTGCGGTGCGGCTTTACGACTCTGCGTTCCTTTAGCTACAAAAAGCTTTCTGATCGGCTGGCAGCATTCTTCAATGCGATTCTAGGGAACGCAGGATCCACGAAGCTCTGCCTCGAGGACGTGGTGAGCGTGTACTACTTTTTGCCGGACGCCGAAAACTCTGCAAAGGATGCTTTTCTTGTCTCATATCAGAAACATCTCGCCAAGCGACTGCTCTTACACCACTatgacgaggagagagagcagcgctCGATGGAGCAACTGGTGCAGATCAAACAGAGCCCTATCCTTTTCTGCTGCCGAAGTATGCTGAAGGCAACCAGTACACAGAGCATCTACGTCGGCGCTTCGAGCGTGAATGGGGTAAAGGTAAATCCAGCTTTACTCTCGAGAGGAACGTGGCCGAGCCTTCCACACACCCTGGCAAGATCAGGTATATCTGATTCCGTATTGCGTCAGATCGAAGGCGCACAGCGCATCTGCAGCGAGCGGCGGCATGGGCAAAAGATCGAGTATTCCGCACCGTACTCCTCCGCCGTGATACGGATGCTCCGACCAGCAGGGTCGACTGCAGCGGGAGACTCGGTTCAGTTGAAGGTATCGTTTTTGCAGATGTGCATCATCGATCACTTCAATACGAAATCGCAGTGGACGGTGAAAGAGCTATGCGAGCTCCTCCAAGTGTCGGAGGTGGAGTGCGCCTTTGCCCTAGATCCGTTGATAAGTGCCACAGTTCTCAAGCTTTCGGGAGCAATGGGGCCGAGCTCAGTCGTATCACTCGGCACATGTGATAGCTTGATCGGTGACATGATCAACGTGATGCCGTTGGAGTTTCACAGCTTTACTCACCGCGTTGCTGTCAAATCTCAAGAGCAACGTATACTTCAGGGCGTAGCAAAGGCAAATCCTCAAAGGATGGAAAGCCAAGTCGTGCATACACTGAAGCAAAGTGGATCGAAGACGGCTGAGGAGCTAATGACATTTCTCACCTCTGCGAAGGACCCTCTTACAGTGTCGCGTGGCGAGCTCAAGCGCGTGTTGGAAAAGCTGATTGAGCGCGGCCTTCTTGTCCGAGATGACTCGCAGCGCAAGTTTGTGTACTCACCGTAGGAGCAGTAACCTTGGATCATCGACAACTGCCTGGCCCATGAGTCTGAGTCCCCCTCACGTACTtgtggcagcagctgagACGCTCGTGCAGAGTGCaaggtgctgcggtgcaccACTTTTCAGTTTTGAGTGAGAAGGATTGGTGATGGTACGATGAACTCCTGCGCTCTGTTGTGTTGGCGCTTTTTCACGTCGTCTACTCCCGCTACGGCGGACGCGGGGCACTGACTGGATTTCCCCATAGTTCGTTTGTTCCCTGCTCGAAACTACTATTATTATCCTCATTGTGGTACAGTGCTACTATGATGGGATGGCATCTATTGAAGTTCTCTACTCATGAGTGGCAAGTTTTCTAGCAGTGATTATCAACGAAAGGGAGATGCGGGAGCCGACAGACgacagaaaagaaagcggaaGGAAAACAGAAGTCCACCAGCGCCGAGATGTGTTGCACGCTTTCGCGCCAACTAAGGTAATTGTAGAGATTAGGTGCTTCTCCGACGCTTTCCTTTGCTGATGCGCCAGAGAATCAAGAGCGCTCTGTGCGTGCCAGCTGATCTGACGCTGTCCTTCTGAAACAATCTTTCTTCCCATGCACTCTCGTTTCAGCCACTGCTACTCCCTTTTAACTTCTGCGTTCAGCGCATTCCTTATCCTTGCCAGATTCTTTTATATTTCGCTCAGTCCAGTTctgccccccttttccttgttTCCGCCCGAGGGACTACGGCAAAAATCATCCCTGAGTTCTACTGCGTTACAACAGACAGTGATATGCAACACTGACGCGAAGGCAGCGCACGACCTCGGCAAGGGTCAAGTGTTTCTCGTGGATGCGCGAGAGACACCTGAGTGTCGGCGTGAGCACATTGACAGTGCGTatctttttcccttctcggCGTTTCACGTAGAGCAGGTTTTGAACACCGCAGGTAAGAGTGCCACTCTCTGCGTTTACTGTGCTTCAGGTTGCTCCTCTCCCGGAGGCAGCAAGGCTGTAGAGTTTCAGGAGAAGGCGGCTTGCATATGGGGCGATGTGTCCGTGCACAGTCTCCTTGGTGGCATGTCCGCATGACGCATAACGGGCTATCCCATTGTCGAGGACAAGAAAGCCTCCCTTTCCATCGCTCGGCAAGCCCATCTGAATGCCAATATGCTCATCATCTCCAGGCCGCTGCTCTCACTTCTACCAACGCAACTTTATCCTTGTTCCACTCTTTGTTAGGTGGGGCCTATTTTTCTCTGGAGCCACCAGCTTTTGCGggatggcgttgctgcaTCAGAAGCTTCCGTACAACTGCTGAGGGACGCAGCGAGGAAAGGCACCACAAATCCATCGTACACCCCCTCATCGCTCTCCAAGTAAAGCACGAGCCACACAATCGATGCATGAGTTGTGGAAACGACACCGATTATTGCGTATGCCTAATGTCTTTATTTCTTTTGCTGACTCCTTGAGTTTTCCACTTATTCTTCCTGAATGGAAATCAAAACTAGAAGATCCATAAGAACAACGAGTAGCACTTGTCTCTCTTAGAGCCATACGCACTATCAAGTCTGCACACGCCATCGTGGACTTGCTTACTGGTAGATGTCACTCACAGGTGtgtgtctcctcctccctatGGCCATAGAGCTGTGCGTGATACCCTGGGCGGCGTCAGTGTTTGCTTGCTAGAATGCATcgtctttttcttcgttttcccCTTTTTATTCTCTATCTTCCACTTTCTGCACTCCAACTTTACCCACTACCTGCCTGCGCGCTCGGCCTTTTTCAACGCATTCTCTTGTATCCACACACTACCACGATGCGCCTTCGCTCCTTTTCCTGGATTCACAAAGCAAAGTGGCAAGAACGAGACCCCTCCGTCTCGCGTGCCTTTAGAGAAACAAAATCACAAAAGATTCACTACAGTCTTTTCTCTCAAAGCGCAGCTGGGTTGTATTTGTTCTTCGATGCTTTCTCTTGCCCCTGATGATGCCGGCTACCACACTGTGGTATTAGGGTCCAGTACCCACTCTTTGCGGGGACGCCAAGAGTCTGCTGCCTTCCCTCGGGTACGGTTGCAGGCTCTGGGTGCCGTCGGACAGGTCTGAGCTGACGCTGTGCCGAAGAGACGTGCGGTCAAGCTCACGTTCGGACCAGCTCACGAATCGTGCCGACGTTTCAACGCATATACCGATCCGCCTACTGTTTTTCTACCTTTGCTGCACTGCAGTGATGTCGAGGGCAATCCTGGACCTGTCCCGCACTGCGTGCCGTGGAATTGGAGTGGAGATGAGCAGCACCAAACGATGTTGGTTGACCGGTTCCTTGGCATAACTGTGGTGCAACAGGTATAGATGAACTGTGATTGTATGCGTGTACTTGAGGGCTTGTAGAATGATGCATTggtggaagaaaaagaaagcaatTCAGCCATAGAGCCCGAGCTTACATTCCACTTTACCCAACCCACTGCAGGCCCATCGCCCGGTACGAAACAGCGGgacacgcgccacagcaacgcgccgactcagtcacccgggcgccaccaccacccccgccacaAACGCTACCCACTCGACCCCGTCCCCCGGGCAGCCTCGCAGCCCTGGCCATTACGCTGGCCGCCAGCAACCCGCTCACCACACGGGTGGCACAGGCGCGCCCACGGCCGCAGGCcgcaccgacgcagcgcccTCTACAACcggaccgccgacatcagcatCGACACGCCGCCACGACCCCCCCTCGTCTTTCAGACACCTGTCCCTACCATCGCCAAGGGcggttcggcattggcagggatagggggcTGCCTGACCTCCCCGCCGAGCGGGGGGCGGGCCCTGATACCACGCTAGGACCTTTCCTCATCATCGTGGCCAAAGGGCTTTAGGCGAAATGCAATTAAGTGCAGTGCAACCACACTGCTGCGAAGGGTATTGCATTGTGGCGTAAGCAGATGCACACAGTCTTCACTACGTATTTAACTGCTTTGAGAGGGAAGAAACATCACAGTTCTTTCTATTTCGTCTGTGATGCGAGGTGAGCTCCTGCACTCACCTCATTGCCGAATGCTCAATGGATAGAGCGGTTCATAGTGCTATGCGGCAGCCAACACTAACGAAACGAAAAGATCAACACACAAGAACAATGCGGCGGACTTCTAGCCTGTTAGCAATTAATCCAGTGAAGGTCTGATGGGTCGCGATGGAATCTTATCGCGTTCGCTCGTCTCTAGTTGTTGGATGTTGGGCCATTGGAGAGCGCTCTTCACGGGCAATGACTCACATAAAGGGTAGCAGGGGACACTTGCGGCAAGTCTGGCAGACGCTCTCAATGAGCTGCCTTCTTCTGCACTCGGAACATGTTGGTTTTATTCCGAGTGACGTCTATTCACACTTTATCAgacacctctctcctcctgttCTGTGTACTGCTCTTTGTGGTGCactctttcttcctcttcctaCTCATGCATACATGCCAGCGCGTCTGCTTGGCTAGAGCTCGTAGCAGCCTTCCCTCCTTGAGCAGATATTCACTTACCCTCGCTGGCTGCTCACTTCTTCCACGACCAGCCTGCTGCAACAACTGTTGAGCTCACGAGACCCATACCCCTCCTGCAGCCGTGTCACAACACTTGTTGAGAGTTCAGGGAAGAAAGAACAAGCATAAGTCCCCTTTCTTCAAAAGAAAATGACGCAGGTGCCTAGCGCGACGGTGAAGCTATCTGAGATGCCGAAGGAGATGGAGAACTTTGCCATTTTCTGTGCACAGGAGGGCCTGGCGAAACTGCGAACGGCGCAGGAGCTAGCCAGCTTTATCCGAAAGGAGTTCGAAAGAAAGTATGGTCCGACGTGGAACTGCTTTGTTGGCCGGAACTTTGGTAGCTTCGTCACGCACGAAGAGGGTAGCTACGTGTACTTCTACGTTGGTCAAACCGGTGTTCTGCTTTTCAAGTCGTCTTAGTGATTGTTGCCGATTGACGTagtgcacgcgcgtgtggtgTGTATCGCCAATGTTAGCAATGCTGGCGAAGTGAAGCCACTTCATGTCACATCGGTAACCGCAACCCATGCGAGCATTTTTGCGGCTCTTTCATAACCGTACATGGTACCGCTTTGACAAATTTTCTATCCCTTGCATAGGGGCATGGATGATGTAAATCagtgtgtgttggtgtgtgtgtctctatGTGTGGATTACACGTGCGCCGCGTGCAGGTAGTCAACGCCCAGATGAAACAGAATAAAGAGGCGAGTAAATTGAAGCCTGTTCatgtgctgcaccagcaaACCTCTCTTGTCATGCGTGTGGGGCTTCctgtgttgtgtgtgctAAGGCGCACACCGACCAGCTGATCTCTTCAGAAGAAGAGTCCGACTTTTAAGCCGTTGAGGTACTTTTTTTTCGATTTGGGGAAAGGTACTCCGCGTGTGGCATTTGGGACTGCACACAGTCCAAGCTCGATGGACCGACAGTGTGCCGTCAAAtattttctttttgtgtTGTCTTATGCTATGACTCATACTTGTCTGTTTCTTTGGGAAATCCActtgctctctccttcaccccttctcccctgccAACGaacaaggaaaaaaaatgcaGGCAGCAGAGGCTGACGGGGACAGCTGAAATAGGTGTATTTATATCCCGCCGGTTCGTTTGTAAGCCGAGCATGCGCGGCGAGTGGCTCACCCCGCTTGGAAGCTCCGCCACGCATGAGTACTACCGCTCTATTCAAGAGAAAGTTATCGTGTGGTGGCGGGAGCACCAGCGCCAAGACCTCCCATGGCGTCAAACGCTCCCTCGTGGCAGTGGTGACGTAAGCGGAGAATTTGCCGGGGAGGATCACCGTACAAGTGCAACGACGCCGCGTTATGATCCATACCGAGTGTGGGTGTCTGAAGTAATGTCGCAACAGACACGCATGGAGACCGTCATACCGTACTACATAGCGTGGATGAAAAAGTTTCCGTCGATTAGGACGCTCGCCGCGTCGACGGAAGACGAGGTCAAATCTGTGTGGGCTGGAATGGGGTACTACCGCCGCGCTATGAACCTTCGCAAAGGTGCGCAGTACCTCCTGGAGTGGTCCAAGGAGCGAGGGGAAACTGCTACGCCTTGTATGCCGTCCTCCCAAGAGGAGCTCTTGAAAGTCCCTGGGATAGGTCCATACACGTCGGCTGCCATTGCGTCAATGTGTTTCGGCGAATCTGTGTGCTCTGTGGACGGTAATGTGATACGCGTCCTGAGTCGTCTCCGCGGCGAGCGAGATTTCGATCCCAAAGTCTCGGCAAATATCAAAGAGGCGACGAGGTGGGGACAAGAGCTCATGGGCAACtcacccaccacctccgccgtgATTTGCCGAGACCCGAGCGCCTTGAATCAAGGACTGATGGAGTTGGGTGCGTCAGTGTGTCGCCCAGGCGGCGTGCCGCTCTGCATCTCATGTCCCTTAGAGCAGTTttgctgcgccagcgcgctAGTGCGGTGTGGTGAGATTGAGGCGATCGAGGGTATCATACCGGTCCGTGCTGCAAAAATGGCGAAACGCAGCGTGCGCGAGATATGTGTTGTGCACGAGATGTCAGCCGATCGCGCCTGTGACGCCAGGCGTTTTGTGATTGTTCGCCGTCCAGCAGATGGGCTGCTGGGTGGTATGCTCGAGTTTCCTACCGTGAGCGCATCCGCAGCAGATGACGAGGAGGTTGCCGTACATTTGGCGAAACACCCACTGAGCGTACTGACCTGGAAAGAGAAGGCAAGGCCAACAGGCGTCAGGTTGTGTGGAACAGTTCGGCAC contains the following coding sequences:
- a CDS encoding putative cullin 2, whose translation is MCNTVMDAYLLVYHLISHPCSNTPLVKVNGKEIWEGQQIMAVYSLQGTILEKHLLSNVMPAFSQVSSGSTIQTYVRSWRSFLVAVVNIKTVFSSLADKWSLLSLEDSPLDRTEDIALRKWSSVVLTPRMVSQLRKDLRALLADERAGYGSPDLSFAVEIKDELSMLPDSNYYRSVVEADYIRDMCDYCRLKVRGVAESDLFAYAKLCLGLIEEEVRRAEKFLISKDHAVDRLVETLVDDRISVFECGKFSEWLSSLGQPETDEKLKTVFHLLWWSKCKGAPLMEGMFKESVAQHTSTALSGAVCAAGEGTDAYAAVIECFISIIRKYRDVVMSVFDYNGCMLEAMDDGLRCGFTTLRSFSYKKLSDRLAAFFNAILGNAGSTKLCLEDVVSVYYFLPDAENSAKDAFLVSYQKHLAKRLLLHHYDEEREQRSMEQLVQIKQSPILFCCRSMLKATSTQSIYVGASSVNGVKVNPALLSRGTWPSLPHTLARSGISDSVLRQIEGAQRICSERRHGQKIEYSAPYSSAVIRMLRPAGSTAAGDSVQLKVSFLQMCIIDHFNTKSQWTVKELCELLQVSEVECAFALDPLISATVLKLSGAMGPSSVVSLGTCDSLIGDMINVMPLEFHSFTHRVAVKSQEQRILQGVAKANPQRMESQVVHTLKQSGSKTAEELMTFLTSAKDPLTVSRGELKRVLEKLIERGLLVRDDSQRKFVYSP
- a CDS encoding putative A/G-specific adenine glycosylase — encoded protein: MRGEWLTPLGSSATHEYYRSIQEKVIVWWREHQRQDLPWRQTLPRGSGDVSGEFAGEDHRTSATTPRYDPYRVWVSEVMSQQTRMETVIPYYIAWMKKFPSIRTLAASTEDEVKSVWAGMGYYRRAMNLRKGAQYLLEWSKERGETATPCMPSSQEELLKVPGIGPYTSAAIASMCFGESVCSVDGNVIRVLSRLRGERDFDPKVSANIKEATRWGQELMGNSPTTSAVICRDPSALNQGLMELGASVCRPGGVPLCISCPLEQFCCASALVRCGEIEAIEGIIPVRAAKMAKRSVREICVVHEMSADRACDARRFVIVRRPADGLLGGMLEFPTVSASAADDEEVAVHLAKHPLSVLTWKEKARPTGVRLCGTVRHIFSHISMDVEVVHVQWPAGTDGAALLKRVAEVVDDHCTGDYCKLCPTAARIFLMSEADLRQSAPSRLMLKVLQRISPMEVKRVRGSRAGTLAIQEGSDILSPQKKVSRRELGHL
- a CDS encoding putative Dynein light chain LC6, flagellar outer arm, which codes for MTQVPSATVKLSEMPKEMENFAIFCAQEGLAKLRTAQELASFIRKEFERKYGPTWNCFVGRNFGSFVTHEEGSYVYFYVGQTGVLLFKSS